Proteins encoded in a region of the Sphingobium indicum B90A genome:
- a CDS encoding GntR family transcriptional regulator, protein MSDLHNMSQPASAIGPTARAASGPTLVERAYEHLLSMLMTVKIAPGERIPIDTVARQLGISQTPIREALSQLEAEKLVYKTTNVGYRASPQMTPEEVHDLYTLRLLIEPYAAARAAEQMDDETLSILQSIQADMDAVVERDEQAYARFAEADALLHRLIAKGSGNRLIEETIERLHAHLQIFRSLYQNSAQPNAPEVAAREHQAIIAALLAHDPVAAEQSVRDHLTCSQQRMDRANGTSPR, encoded by the coding sequence ATGTCCGACCTGCACAATATGTCACAGCCTGCCAGTGCCATCGGTCCCACAGCGCGCGCCGCTTCCGGCCCGACGCTGGTGGAGCGCGCCTATGAGCATCTTCTCTCCATGCTGATGACGGTGAAGATCGCGCCGGGCGAACGCATCCCCATCGATACCGTGGCGCGGCAGCTCGGCATTTCGCAGACCCCGATTCGCGAGGCGCTGAGCCAGTTGGAGGCGGAGAAGCTGGTCTACAAGACCACCAATGTCGGCTACCGCGCCAGCCCGCAGATGACGCCGGAGGAGGTGCATGACCTCTACACGCTGCGCCTGCTGATCGAACCCTATGCCGCCGCCCGCGCCGCCGAGCAGATGGACGACGAGACGCTCTCCATCCTCCAGTCGATCCAGGCGGACATGGACGCGGTCGTCGAGCGCGACGAGCAGGCCTATGCCCGCTTCGCGGAGGCGGACGCGCTGCTCCATCGGCTGATCGCCAAGGGCAGCGGCAACCGCCTGATCGAGGAGACGATCGAGCGGCTGCACGCGCATCTCCAGATCTTCCGATCGCTCTACCAGAACAGCGCCCAGCCCAATGCGCCCGAAGTGGCGGCGCGGGAGCATCAGGCGATCATCGCCGCCCTGCTGGCGCACGATCCCGTCGCGGCGGAGCAGTCGGTGCGCGACCATCTGACCTGTTCTCAGCAGCGGATGGACCGGGCGAACGGCACCTCGCCCCGCTGA
- a CDS encoding HAD-IA family hydrolase encodes MTTLMEHRSVDAVLLDMDGTILNSIKAAERVWGEWALRHGLDVDAFLPTVHGVQSVETIRRLGLPGVDPVAEAALVTQAEIDAVEGIEAIEGAAAFLAALADCRWAVVTSAPRRLAQRRIRAAGLPAPPLLIAAEDVERGKPAPDCFHLAAERLGTRADRCLVIEDSVAGIMAAERAGASILVVAATHHRPMETRHPVIIDYRGLGATPDSGGAVRIGPMG; translated from the coding sequence ATGACGACGCTGATGGAACACAGGTCCGTGGATGCTGTGCTGCTGGACATGGACGGCACGATCCTGAATTCGATCAAGGCGGCGGAACGCGTCTGGGGTGAATGGGCGCTGCGCCATGGGCTGGATGTCGACGCCTTCCTGCCGACCGTCCATGGCGTTCAGTCGGTGGAGACGATCAGGCGGCTGGGGCTGCCCGGCGTCGATCCGGTGGCGGAGGCGGCGCTCGTCACCCAGGCGGAGATCGACGCGGTCGAGGGGATAGAGGCCATTGAGGGCGCGGCGGCGTTCCTGGCCGCGCTGGCCGATTGCCGCTGGGCCGTCGTCACCTCCGCCCCGCGCCGGCTTGCCCAGCGCCGCATCCGGGCGGCGGGCCTGCCCGCACCGCCGCTGCTGATCGCGGCGGAGGATGTGGAACGCGGCAAGCCCGCGCCGGACTGCTTCCATCTGGCGGCCGAGCGCCTGGGGACGAGGGCGGACCGTTGCCTGGTGATCGAGGATTCGGTCGCCGGCATCATGGCGGCGGAACGCGCCGGCGCGAGCATCCTGGTCGTCGCCGCGACCCACCACCGGCCGATGGAGACGCGCCATCCCGTCATCATCGACTATCGCGGCCTGGGCGCGACGCCGGATTCCGGCGGGGCCGTGCGCATCGGGCCGATGGGCTGA
- a CDS encoding pyridoxamine 5'-phosphate oxidase family protein — translation MTDARKLKDHLWDRMADSPFMMLGLTGSGQHSEPLTVQLDEDQVDRLWFFIGKDNRLAGGGAAMGQFVSKGHDFFACFAGQARIDNDPAMIDKLWSTTVEAWFPGGKSDPNLALLRFDIDEAELWEADVSLTGKLKMLFGGKIRPAEEGSHARVETTAK, via the coding sequence ATGACCGATGCGCGAAAGCTGAAGGACCATCTGTGGGATCGGATGGCCGACAGCCCCTTCATGATGCTGGGCCTGACGGGCAGCGGACAGCACAGCGAGCCGCTCACCGTCCAATTGGACGAGGACCAGGTGGACAGGCTGTGGTTCTTCATCGGCAAGGACAACCGCCTGGCCGGCGGCGGCGCTGCGATGGGGCAGTTCGTTTCCAAGGGGCACGACTTCTTCGCCTGCTTCGCGGGCCAAGCGCGCATCGACAATGATCCCGCGATGATCGACAAGCTGTGGTCGACCACGGTCGAAGCCTGGTTCCCCGGCGGCAAGTCGGACCCCAATCTGGCCCTGTTGCGCTTCGACATCGACGAGGCGGAATTGTGGGAGGCGGACGTGTCCCTGACCGGCAAGCTGAAGATGCTGTTCGGCGGCAAGATCCGCCCGGCCGAGGAAGGCAGCCACGCCAGGGTGGAGACGACGGCGAAGTGA
- a CDS encoding Crp/Fnr family transcriptional regulator, whose amino-acid sequence MIFADFLRNRRREQLSDRDLAALEASVSQVRKTHARQLIAQAGEPIAYSTYLMEGFICRYMDDRNGLRQLVAVHVPGDFVDLHGYPLGRLDHDVATLCASRIAMVPHEALDGLLAQRPNLTKLLWFSTLLDAAMHREWIFRLGRLDAMARIAHFFCEIEAKLRAVGLSDGSRFALPLTQADLGEACGMTSVHINRMLRELRERELLQVQRGRVTIFDLAALRRLCDYDPSYLFIGG is encoded by the coding sequence ATGATCTTCGCCGATTTCCTCCGCAACCGTCGCCGCGAGCAACTGTCGGACCGCGATCTCGCGGCGCTGGAGGCCAGCGTCAGCCAAGTGCGCAAGACCCATGCGCGCCAGCTTATCGCCCAGGCGGGCGAGCCGATCGCGTACAGCACCTATCTGATGGAAGGGTTCATCTGCCGCTACATGGACGACCGCAACGGCCTGCGCCAGCTCGTCGCCGTCCACGTCCCCGGCGATTTCGTCGACCTGCACGGCTATCCGCTGGGGCGGCTGGACCATGATGTCGCGACCCTATGCGCCTCCCGGATCGCCATGGTCCCGCATGAGGCGCTGGACGGCCTGCTGGCGCAGCGGCCCAATCTGACGAAGCTGCTGTGGTTCAGCACGCTGCTGGACGCGGCCATGCACCGGGAATGGATATTCCGCCTTGGCCGATTGGACGCCATGGCGCGGATCGCGCATTTCTTCTGCGAGATCGAGGCGAAGCTGCGCGCCGTGGGGCTGAGCGACGGCAGCCGGTTCGCGCTGCCGCTGACCCAGGCGGACCTGGGCGAGGCCTGCGGCATGACGTCGGTGCACATCAACCGCATGCTGCGGGAACTCCGCGAACGGGAACTGCTCCAGGTCCAGCGCGGGCGGGTCACCATCTTCGACCTCGCCGCGCTGCGGCGGCTGTGCGATTACGACCCGTCCTATCTGTTCATCGGCGGCTGA
- a CDS encoding ATPase domain-containing protein → METYSTKQALAGVDGLDDILSGGLTRGRVFLLEGSPGTGKTTIATQFLIEGARRGERCLYITLSETEEEMRESAASHGWTLEGVDLFELVPPESLLDEQQQQSLLYSSDLELGETTRRIFDAFERVRPDRVVLDSLSEIRLLAQSSLRYRRQILALKHFFSKQNATVLMLDDLTAEVADKTVHSVAHGVIRLEELSLDYGPERRRMRVIKYRGRHFRGGFHDFVIERGGVRVFPRLVSAEHKTDFQRDVLKSESTELDALLGGGIERGSSVLVLGPAGTGKSLLALTFVTAAVARGEKAAMFVFDEEMGLLFNRALGLGIDMRAMADSGDLIVEQVDAAELSPGEFSQRVRNCVERHGVRTVVIDSLNGYQSAMPEENALVLHMHELLQYLNRQGATTFLTVAQHGLVGDMKTPVDVTYLADTVILLRYFEALGRVRRAMSIIKKRTGSHEDTIREFRIGSYGIRLGEPLIGFQGVLRGVPHFVGGAPALLEDEEA, encoded by the coding sequence GTGGAGACCTATTCGACCAAACAGGCCCTGGCGGGCGTGGATGGCCTGGACGACATTCTTTCCGGCGGGCTGACCCGCGGCCGCGTGTTCCTGCTGGAAGGCAGTCCGGGCACGGGCAAGACCACCATAGCGACGCAGTTCCTGATCGAGGGCGCGCGGCGCGGCGAACGCTGCCTCTACATCACCCTGTCCGAAACCGAGGAAGAGATGCGCGAAAGCGCCGCGTCGCACGGCTGGACGCTGGAGGGGGTGGACCTGTTCGAACTGGTCCCTCCCGAAAGCCTGCTGGACGAGCAGCAGCAGCAAAGCCTGCTCTATTCGTCCGACCTGGAACTGGGCGAGACCACCCGCCGCATCTTCGACGCGTTCGAACGGGTCCGGCCGGACCGGGTGGTGCTGGACAGCCTGTCGGAAATCCGCCTGCTGGCGCAAAGCTCCCTGCGCTACCGCCGCCAGATCCTGGCGCTCAAGCATTTCTTCTCGAAACAGAATGCGACCGTGCTGATGCTGGACGACCTGACGGCCGAGGTCGCGGACAAGACGGTGCACAGCGTCGCCCATGGCGTCATCCGGCTGGAGGAGCTGTCGCTCGACTACGGCCCGGAGCGCCGCCGGATGCGCGTCATCAAATATCGCGGCCGGCATTTTCGCGGCGGCTTCCACGATTTCGTCATCGAAAGGGGCGGCGTCCGCGTCTTCCCCCGGCTGGTGTCGGCCGAACACAAGACCGATTTCCAGCGCGACGTGCTGAAAAGCGAGTCCACCGAACTCGACGCCCTGCTGGGCGGGGGGATAGAGCGCGGTTCGAGCGTGCTCGTGCTGGGCCCGGCGGGCACGGGCAAGTCGCTGCTCGCCCTCACCTTCGTCACGGCGGCGGTCGCGCGCGGGGAAAAGGCGGCGATGTTCGTCTTCGACGAGGAGATGGGCCTGCTTTTCAACCGCGCCCTGGGCCTGGGCATCGACATGCGGGCGATGGCCGACAGCGGCGATCTGATCGTCGAGCAGGTGGACGCGGCCGAACTGTCCCCCGGCGAATTTTCCCAGCGGGTGCGCAACTGCGTGGAACGGCATGGCGTGAGAACCGTCGTCATCGACAGCCTGAACGGCTATCAGTCCGCCATGCCGGAGGAGAATGCGCTGGTCCTGCACATGCATGAACTGCTGCAATATCTGAACCGGCAGGGGGCCACCACCTTCCTCACCGTCGCGCAGCATGGACTGGTGGGCGACATGAAGACGCCGGTCGACGTCACCTATCTGGCCGACACGGTCATCCTGCTGCGCTATTTCGAGGCGCTGGGCCGGGTGCGCCGCGCCATGTCGATCATCAAGAAGCGCACCGGATCGCATGAGGACACGATCCGGGAGTTCCGCATCGGTTCCTACGGCATCCGCCTGGGCGAACCGCTGATCGGCTTCCAGGGCGTGCTGCGCGGCGTGCCGCATTTCGTCGGCGGCGCGCCCGCGCTGCTGGAAGACGAGGAGGCGTGA
- a CDS encoding hybrid sensor histidine kinase/response regulator — protein sequence MIPHLSERALILAPIGRDAEIAASMLAEAGLRSHVCRDLPDLLGGIDHGAGFALVTEEALHNRDLHPLVGWLQNQPEWSDFPFILLTRRGGGLERNPSASRYLEMLGNVNFLERPFHPTTLISLARSALRGRRRQYDARARLEELHRGAEKYRSLFDSIEAGFCIIEMIFDDAGKPVDYRFIETNPAFARHTGLSDAVGKSMRSLVPGHEQHWFDIYGQVARTGEAVRFEDAAEALGGYWYDVYAFRVGDPKAPQVAVLLNDITERRRMEAALRRSEERLRALNETLEERVQQRSHELELAQEALRQSQKLESMGQLTGGVAHDFNNLLTPIVGSLDLLHRRGLGTDRERRLIEGALQSADRAKMLVQRLLAFARRQPLQPTAIDIGGLVRDMRDLIVSTSGPRVQVELAVAEGLPAAHADANQIEMALLNLAVNARDAMPDGGQLRIGVTCDSMAADNRLRLREGRYVRLSVADTGIGMDQQTAEKAIEPFFTTKGVGQGTGLGLSMVHGLAAQLGGGLTIESAVGQGTTISLWLPTSEIEAGRDAAGPDTAPVKLDHGMALVVDDEELVRASTVHMLRELGYDVLEASSAEHALAIMKAEPDIDVLVTDHLMPGTTGTDLIEQARVLKPAIRALLISGYAENAGISAELPRLTKPFKQIDLAKSLAAL from the coding sequence GTGATCCCGCACCTGTCCGAACGGGCGCTCATTCTCGCTCCGATCGGGCGCGATGCGGAGATCGCGGCGTCGATGCTGGCGGAGGCGGGATTGCGCTCGCATGTCTGCCGGGATCTTCCCGACCTGCTGGGCGGCATCGACCATGGCGCCGGCTTCGCGCTGGTGACGGAGGAGGCGCTGCACAATCGCGATCTGCATCCCCTGGTCGGCTGGCTGCAGAACCAGCCGGAATGGTCGGACTTCCCCTTCATCCTGCTGACCCGGCGCGGCGGCGGGCTGGAGCGCAACCCGTCGGCGTCCCGCTATCTGGAGATGCTGGGCAACGTCAATTTCCTGGAGCGGCCCTTCCACCCCACCACGCTGATCAGCCTCGCACGGTCGGCGCTGCGCGGCCGCCGCCGGCAATATGACGCCCGCGCAAGGCTGGAGGAACTGCATCGCGGCGCGGAGAAATATCGATCCCTGTTCGATTCGATCGAGGCGGGCTTCTGCATCATAGAGATGATCTTCGACGATGCGGGGAAGCCGGTCGACTATCGCTTCATCGAAACCAATCCCGCCTTCGCGCGCCATACCGGCCTCAGCGACGCGGTGGGAAAGAGCATGCGATCGCTGGTGCCGGGGCATGAACAGCATTGGTTCGACATTTACGGCCAGGTGGCCCGCACCGGCGAGGCCGTCCGCTTCGAGGACGCGGCAGAGGCGCTGGGCGGCTATTGGTACGATGTCTACGCCTTTCGCGTGGGCGATCCCAAAGCGCCCCAGGTCGCCGTGCTGTTGAACGACATCACCGAACGCCGCCGCATGGAGGCGGCGCTGCGCCGGAGCGAGGAGCGGCTGCGCGCGCTCAACGAGACGCTGGAGGAACGCGTGCAGCAGCGGTCGCATGAACTGGAACTGGCGCAGGAGGCGCTGCGCCAGTCGCAGAAGCTGGAGTCCATGGGCCAGTTGACCGGCGGCGTCGCCCATGATTTCAACAACCTGCTGACGCCGATCGTCGGCAGCCTCGACCTGCTCCACCGCCGCGGCCTGGGCACGGATCGGGAGCGGCGGCTGATCGAGGGCGCGCTGCAATCCGCCGACCGGGCGAAGATGCTGGTGCAAAGGCTGCTCGCCTTCGCGCGGCGGCAACCGCTGCAACCCACCGCCATCGACATAGGCGGGCTGGTGCGGGACATGCGCGACCTGATCGTCAGCACGTCCGGCCCGCGGGTGCAGGTCGAACTGGCGGTGGCGGAAGGCCTGCCGGCCGCCCATGCCGACGCCAACCAGATCGAAATGGCGTTGCTGAACCTGGCGGTGAATGCGCGCGACGCCATGCCGGATGGCGGACAGCTTCGCATCGGCGTGACATGCGACAGCATGGCGGCCGACAACCGGCTGCGCCTGCGGGAGGGACGCTATGTCCGCCTGTCGGTGGCCGACACCGGCATCGGCATGGACCAGCAGACCGCCGAAAAGGCGATAGAACCCTTCTTCACAACCAAGGGCGTGGGCCAGGGGACCGGCCTTGGCCTGTCGATGGTGCACGGCCTGGCCGCGCAACTGGGCGGGGGCCTCACCATCGAAAGCGCCGTGGGCCAGGGCACGACGATCAGCCTCTGGCTGCCGACCAGCGAGATCGAGGCCGGAAGGGACGCGGCCGGGCCGGACACCGCGCCCGTGAAGCTGGACCATGGCATGGCGCTGGTGGTGGACGATGAGGAACTGGTGCGCGCCAGCACCGTGCATATGCTGCGCGAACTGGGATATGACGTGCTGGAGGCCAGTTCCGCCGAACATGCGCTGGCGATCATGAAGGCCGAGCCGGACATCGACGTGCTGGTCACCGATCATCTGATGCCGGGCACGACCGGCACCGACCTGATCGAGCAGGCACGGGTGCTCAAGCCGGCGATCCGGGCGCTGCTGATTTCGGGCTATGCCGAAAATGCCGGGATTTCGGCGGAACTGCCGCGACTGACCAAGCCTTTCAAGCAGATCGATTTGGCCAAGAGCCTTGCCGCGCTGTGA
- a CDS encoding TonB-dependent receptor plug domain-containing protein gives MAWAFGGAAFGGVAVGLLSLCCTAAQAQSLEELRDMPIAALSKLDVTSVTRSTASLADSPASIYVITHDDIVRSGTLTLPGILRLAPNLQVMRGGPNNTVIAARGMGGNDAAQSFSNKLLVLIDGRSIYSPLYSGVYWDMQDVLPEDVDRIEVISGPGATLWGSNAVNGVINIITRDAGASQGLYGTGVVGNSTYDLGLRYGGHAGGNASYRLFVKRHENFESANDADDGNRRTQGGFRFDWNATPDDALMVQGDGYYGSRSQGAAPDESLHGYDLLARWRHGAASGATLQLQAYYDHSARKIENDGGRFALDTFDVEGQHSFALGSGHNIVWGGGARLSRYVIRNIPGLDFVPDRRNLFVGNLFAQDSIALTPSVTATVGAKLERRSYMDLTFLPSVRLSWKPDPETLLWGAVSRAVRSPTPFDEDVVESIGGTVFLTALPGFRSEKLTAFELGTRLMLSPRASLSVSAFYNVYDDLRTVEPAPGGFLPLRWGNGIKGDSYGFDAWADIRLASWWRLKPGYSLLIQKFRFKPDSVPLIGVSQVGNDPRHRATLRSSMDIGPEVNVDFDLRYVSALPDPHVPGYVELGARLGWQFDERAELSVSGFNLLHRRHRELPASQATPLRRSVFVALKWTI, from the coding sequence ATGGCATGGGCTTTTGGCGGCGCGGCGTTCGGCGGAGTGGCCGTGGGCCTTCTATCCCTATGCTGCACCGCCGCCCAGGCGCAGAGCCTGGAAGAATTGCGCGACATGCCGATCGCCGCCCTGTCGAAGCTGGACGTCACCTCCGTCACCCGGTCGACGGCGTCGCTGGCCGATTCCCCGGCGTCGATCTACGTCATCACCCATGACGACATCGTCCGTTCGGGCACGCTGACGCTGCCGGGCATTCTCCGGCTCGCGCCCAATCTGCAGGTCATGCGCGGCGGCCCCAACAATACGGTCATTGCCGCCCGGGGGATGGGCGGCAATGACGCCGCGCAAAGTTTCTCCAACAAGCTGCTGGTGCTGATCGACGGCCGCAGCATCTATTCGCCGCTCTATTCCGGCGTCTATTGGGACATGCAGGACGTTTTGCCGGAGGATGTCGACCGCATAGAGGTGATTTCCGGCCCCGGCGCCACGCTGTGGGGGTCCAACGCGGTCAACGGCGTGATCAACATCATCACCCGCGACGCGGGGGCCTCCCAGGGCCTGTACGGCACGGGCGTGGTCGGCAACAGCACCTATGACCTGGGGCTGCGCTATGGCGGCCATGCCGGCGGCAACGCCAGCTACCGCCTGTTCGTGAAGCGGCACGAGAATTTCGAGAGCGCGAACGACGCGGACGACGGCAATCGCCGGACCCAGGGCGGCTTCCGCTTCGACTGGAACGCGACGCCCGACGACGCGCTGATGGTGCAGGGGGACGGCTATTACGGTTCCCGCTCGCAGGGGGCCGCGCCGGACGAGAGCCTGCACGGCTACGACCTGCTTGCCCGCTGGCGCCATGGCGCGGCGTCCGGGGCCACGCTCCAGCTCCAGGCCTATTACGACCACAGCGCCCGCAAGATCGAGAATGACGGCGGCCGCTTCGCGCTCGACACCTTCGACGTGGAGGGGCAGCACAGCTTCGCGCTCGGCTCCGGCCACAACATCGTCTGGGGCGGCGGCGCGCGCCTCAGCCGCTATGTGATCCGCAACATTCCCGGCCTGGACTTCGTGCCCGACCGGCGAAACCTTTTCGTCGGCAATCTGTTCGCGCAGGACAGCATCGCCCTGACGCCGTCCGTCACGGCCACGGTCGGGGCCAAGCTGGAGCGGCGCAGCTATATGGACCTCACCTTCCTGCCCAGTGTTCGCCTGTCCTGGAAGCCCGACCCCGAAACCCTGCTGTGGGGCGCGGTTTCCCGCGCCGTCCGTTCGCCCACCCCCTTTGACGAGGATGTGGTCGAATCCATCGGGGGCACCGTCTTCCTGACCGCCCTTCCCGGCTTCCGCTCCGAAAAGCTGACCGCCTTCGAACTGGGCACGCGGCTGATGCTCTCGCCCCGCGCGTCGCTTTCGGTCTCCGCCTTCTACAATGTCTATGACGACCTGCGGACAGTGGAGCCGGCGCCGGGCGGGTTCCTGCCGCTGCGCTGGGGCAATGGGATAAAGGGCGACAGCTATGGCTTCGATGCCTGGGCCGACATCCGGCTGGCAAGCTGGTGGCGGCTCAAGCCCGGCTACAGCCTGCTGATCCAGAAGTTCCGCTTCAAGCCGGATTCTGTCCCCCTGATCGGCGTGTCGCAGGTCGGCAACGATCCCAGGCACCGCGCCACGCTGCGCTCCTCCATGGACATCGGGCCGGAGGTGAATGTCGATTTCGACCTGCGCTACGTGTCCGCCCTGCCCGACCCGCATGTGCCGGGCTATGTGGAACTGGGCGCAAGGCTGGGCTGGCAGTTCGACGAGCGCGCCGAATTGTCGGTGTCGGGCTTCAACCTGCTGCACCGCCGCCACCGGGAGCTTCCCGCCTCGCAGGCGACGCCGCTTCGCCGCAGCGTGTTCGTGGCGCTCAAATGGACGATCTGA
- a CDS encoding YfiR family protein has translation MDDLSPWRGRRGQRGRRAALSCLAAVALLVPAPVPANSPAALERAIQANFLFKFAPFVEWPPAAFSGTERNFVICVVGEDPFGAMLNDVVRGQKMVGRPVVVRRTGGEAGPAGCHILFAGRSADPGYAPFATTGGQPVLTVADKGAGPSGAMIEFVRRNGRVRFQIDDKAARANGLKISSKLLGLAIAVDRK, from the coding sequence ATGGACGATCTGAGCCCCTGGCGCGGCAGGCGCGGGCAACGAGGACGCCGGGCCGCGCTGTCCTGTCTCGCGGCGGTCGCGCTCCTCGTTCCGGCGCCGGTGCCGGCCAATTCGCCCGCCGCGCTGGAACGCGCGATCCAGGCGAATTTCCTGTTCAAGTTCGCGCCCTTCGTGGAATGGCCCCCGGCGGCATTTTCAGGGACGGAAAGGAATTTCGTGATCTGCGTGGTTGGGGAGGATCCGTTCGGCGCCATGCTCAACGATGTGGTGCGCGGGCAGAAGATGGTCGGCCGCCCGGTGGTGGTGCGGCGGACCGGCGGCGAGGCGGGTCCGGCCGGCTGCCACATCCTGTTCGCCGGCCGCTCGGCCGACCCCGGCTATGCGCCCTTCGCGACCACGGGCGGCCAGCCGGTGCTGACGGTCGCGGACAAGGGCGCCGGTCCCAGCGGCGCGATGATCGAATTCGTGCGGCGGAACGGGCGGGTGCGGTTCCAGATCGACGACAAGGCGGCCCGCGCCAACGGCCTCAAGATCAGTTCCAAATTGCTGGGCCTTGCCATCGCGGTGGACCGGAAATGA
- a CDS encoding ATP-binding protein: MKPATQGRLSLGKVVGQMATPLSAVLIAFLLLAAGLAAAIQLEQLGRVEKLRQTTVQAQVLANGIAAPLAFEDDVALQEYLNALKADPQIVAVAAYDGKGAFAAGFARPPARLPRLAAEAGRDSPPSGLAVTVPVKQGGTQLGSVYLQSTMDSLSRRLTRYLGIAVIVIAAAVLIVMLAASYSSLRRAHQALQAEIASRQQAEEALRQSQKMEAMGQLTGGVAHDFNNLLMVASGGLDLMERTQDAARLEKLRAGIRQALDRGAKLTRQLLAFSRRTPLNPEVVDLRERIRGMDALLERSLGESIEVAMHLPADLWPVEVDASELEVAILNIALNARDAMRKGGAIVIEGANRPGHGGLPDRVQIAVTDSGEGIAPELLNKIFEPFYTTKAVGQGTGLGLSQVYGFARASGGEVLVDSIVDRGTTITLLLPRSLLAPRPGDGPVEPVGASGKQRILLVEDDDTVADTVGGMLTTLGYEMERVDNGDAALRRLERADDFSLILSDMIMPGEVGGMELALRVRTHWPHLGTMLMTGYSAAAASAAKEGVPLLAKPFTIQDLSVHLMAALDRAGGHRA, from the coding sequence ATGAAGCCGGCGACCCAAGGCAGGCTCAGCCTGGGCAAGGTCGTCGGGCAGATGGCGACGCCCCTGTCCGCGGTCCTGATCGCCTTCCTGCTGCTCGCCGCGGGGCTAGCCGCCGCCATCCAGCTCGAACAGCTCGGCCGGGTCGAAAAGCTGCGGCAGACGACGGTCCAGGCGCAGGTGCTGGCCAACGGGATCGCCGCGCCGCTGGCGTTCGAGGACGATGTCGCGCTCCAGGAATATCTGAACGCGCTGAAGGCCGATCCGCAGATCGTCGCGGTCGCCGCCTATGACGGCAAGGGCGCCTTCGCCGCCGGCTTCGCGCGCCCTCCCGCCCGGCTGCCCAGGCTGGCGGCGGAGGCGGGCCGGGATTCGCCGCCGTCGGGCCTTGCCGTCACGGTCCCGGTGAAGCAGGGCGGCACGCAGCTTGGCTCCGTCTATCTGCAATCGACCATGGACAGCCTGTCGCGCCGCCTGACCCGCTATCTGGGCATCGCGGTCATCGTCATCGCGGCGGCGGTGCTGATCGTGATGCTCGCCGCCTCCTATTCGTCGCTGCGCCGCGCGCATCAGGCCTTGCAGGCGGAGATCGCCAGCCGCCAGCAGGCCGAAGAGGCGCTGCGCCAGTCGCAGAAGATGGAGGCGATGGGCCAGTTGACCGGCGGCGTCGCGCATGACTTCAACAATCTGCTGATGGTCGCTTCCGGCGGCCTCGACCTCATGGAACGCACCCAGGACGCCGCCAGGCTAGAGAAGCTGCGCGCCGGAATACGCCAGGCGCTGGACCGGGGCGCGAAGCTGACGCGGCAACTGCTCGCCTTTTCCCGCCGCACCCCGCTCAATCCCGAAGTCGTCGACCTGCGGGAGCGGATCAGGGGCATGGACGCGCTGCTCGAACGATCGCTGGGCGAAAGCATAGAGGTGGCCATGCATCTTCCCGCCGACCTCTGGCCGGTGGAGGTCGACGCGTCGGAACTAGAGGTGGCGATCCTCAACATCGCCCTCAACGCCCGCGACGCCATGCGCAAGGGCGGCGCCATCGTCATAGAGGGCGCGAACCGTCCGGGCCATGGCGGCCTGCCCGACCGGGTGCAGATCGCGGTGACGGACAGCGGAGAGGGCATCGCGCCTGAACTGCTCAACAAGATATTCGAACCCTTCTACACGACCAAGGCGGTGGGACAGGGCACGGGCCTTGGGCTCAGCCAGGTCTACGGCTTCGCGCGCGCTTCCGGCGGGGAGGTGCTGGTCGACAGCATCGTCGACCGGGGGACGACCATCACCCTGCTGCTGCCGCGATCCCTGCTCGCCCCCCGGCCGGGCGACGGGCCGGTCGAGCCGGTCGGCGCCTCCGGCAAGCAGCGCATCCTGCTGGTCGAGGATGACGACACGGTGGCCGACACGGTGGGCGGCATGCTGACGACGCTGGGCTATGAGATGGAGCGGGTCGACAATGGCGACGCGGCGCTGCGCCGGCTGGAGCGGGCGGACGATTTCTCCCTGATCCTGTCCGACATGATCATGCCGGGCGAGGTCGGCGGCATGGAACTGGCGCTCCGGGTCCGGACGCACTGGCCGCATCTGGGCACGATGCTGATGACGGGCTACAGCGCGGCGGCGGCCTCCGCCGCGAAGGAGGGTGTCCCGCTGCTGGCCAAGCCCTTCACGATACAGGATCTGTCCGTCCACCTGATGGCTGCGCTGGACCGCGCCGGCGGGCACAGGGCATAG